A window of Ignavibacteria bacterium contains these coding sequences:
- a CDS encoding decaprenyl-phosphate phosphoribosyltransferase, which produces MSSVIRLIRVKQWIKNLFLFAPLVFSQHLFESDYFAKVLIGFITFCFLSSAVYILNDIADADSDRRHPIKKYRPIASGEIKIPIALLLAVLLIFLVVVSAVNQNYKFNLALFSYLGVNIAYTYKFKNVVLLDIFSIAFGFMVRIIAGAWVVNIEVSSWLILCTLFLSLFLAITKRRSEITLVEEQNLNDTRKVLSDYSVAFADQMATIVASGAVISYALYTVSERTRETFNTESLIFTTPFVVFGIFRYLYLVHKKNLGENPTAVVTTDLPMIINLFLWLLSAILIIYKTSFDVNL; this is translated from the coding sequence ATGAGCAGTGTAATTAGATTAATACGGGTTAAGCAGTGGATAAAGAATCTATTTCTTTTTGCTCCGCTCGTATTCTCTCAGCATCTTTTTGAAAGTGATTACTTCGCTAAAGTATTAATTGGATTTATAACATTTTGCTTTCTGTCAAGTGCGGTCTATATTTTGAACGATATTGCTGATGCAGATAGTGATCGCAGACATCCCATAAAGAAATATCGCCCCATTGCATCAGGTGAGATAAAAATACCGATCGCACTATTACTCGCGGTTTTGTTAATTTTTCTTGTTGTAGTCTCAGCAGTCAATCAGAATTATAAATTCAACTTAGCTCTCTTTTCATATTTGGGTGTTAACATCGCCTATACTTATAAATTTAAAAATGTTGTACTGCTTGATATTTTTTCCATTGCTTTTGGATTTATGGTGCGGATTATCGCAGGAGCTTGGGTAGTTAACATCGAAGTTTCGAGTTGGTTAATACTCTGTACTCTTTTTCTCTCTTTATTCCTTGCAATCACAAAAAGAAGAAGCGAAATTACTCTTGTTGAAGAACAAAATCTGAATGACACGAGAAAAGTTCTTTCGGATTATTCAGTTGCATTTGCAGACCAGATGGCAACAATTGTGGCATCCGGAGCTGTGATTTCTTATGCTTTGTATACTGTATCTGAAAGAACAAGGGAGACATTCAATACTGAATCCTTAATTTTCACTACTCCGTTTGTAGTGTTCGGAATTTTTCGGTATTTGTATTTAGTGCATAAAAAAAATCTCGGAGAAAATCCGACAGCCGTTGTTACCACCGATCTGCCAATGATAATTAATCTTTTTCTCTGGCTCTTGTCAGCAATTCTAATTATTTATAAAACGAGTTTTGATGTAAACCTATGA